From the Desulfosarcina sp. BuS5 genome, one window contains:
- the dksA gene encoding RNA polymerase-binding protein DksA: protein MKKEDIKYFRDLLTERLEDLLARADDTVSNMTSHMENFPDPTDRASLEEDRNFMLRMRDRENKLIKKIKKALERIDNGTFGNCEACEEEISIERLKARPVTTYCVDCKTKEEASEKALGL, encoded by the coding sequence ATGAAAAAAGAAGATATTAAATATTTCCGTGACTTGCTTACTGAACGTCTTGAAGATCTACTTGCCAGGGCTGACGATACGGTTTCAAACATGACTTCTCATATGGAAAATTTTCCCGACCCTACTGACAGAGCATCGTTAGAAGAAGATCGTAATTTTATGCTTCGGATGAGGGACAGGGAAAATAAGCTGATCAAAAAAATTAAGAAAGCTCTGGAGCGTATTGACAACGGCACATTCGGAAATTGCGAAGCCTGTGAAGAAGAGATTTCCATAGAGCGACTCAAGGCCAGACCGGTTACAACTTACTGCGTTGACTGTAAGACCAAAGAGGAGGCTTCCGAGAAAGCCCTTGGATTGTAA
- a CDS encoding PHP domain-containing protein — protein sequence MDCNNGTIDLHIHSTASDGTLTPVEILAMARSLKLAAIAITDHDTIDGSKELIAHGIPSDIQFLTGVEISASWPSNFSRIGSLHILGYGIRLNDHLLNQTLDALQEARKNRNPQIIKRLNNFGFHISIDDIIKEAGTDGQIGRPHIAQVMIKKGFVASINEAFDQYLGTGRPAYVDKYRVECSRAIEIIQSAGGIPVLAHPVLMQMESKEHLEKFVIALTEMGMKGIEVYYPEHTPENTAFYKRIAKKNGLMMTGGSDFHGSLKPTIKMGSGKGSLSVPYALFEKLISVI from the coding sequence TTGGATTGTAATAATGGAACCATCGACCTTCACATTCATTCCACCGCATCCGATGGAACGCTGACCCCGGTCGAAATCCTCGCCATGGCTCGCAGCCTCAAACTGGCTGCCATAGCAATTACCGATCATGACACGATTGATGGTTCAAAAGAGCTTATTGCGCACGGCATACCTTCCGATATTCAATTTTTAACAGGAGTCGAAATAAGCGCATCCTGGCCGTCGAATTTTTCTAGAATCGGTAGTTTGCACATTTTGGGTTATGGCATACGACTCAACGACCATCTACTTAATCAGACCCTCGATGCTCTTCAGGAGGCCAGAAAGAACCGAAACCCACAGATAATAAAACGTCTCAACAATTTTGGGTTTCATATATCCATTGATGATATAATAAAAGAGGCCGGAACAGATGGACAGATCGGAAGACCGCACATTGCCCAGGTAATGATAAAAAAAGGTTTTGTCGCATCCATTAATGAGGCTTTTGATCAATACCTTGGGACAGGCCGGCCGGCCTATGTTGACAAATATCGCGTCGAATGTTCAAGGGCTATAGAAATTATACAATCTGCCGGCGGTATTCCGGTGCTTGCCCACCCCGTTCTTATGCAAATGGAAAGCAAGGAACATTTAGAGAAATTTGTTATCGCTTTAACCGAAATGGGCATGAAGGGTATTGAAGTATATTACCCTGAACATACGCCGGAGAATACCGCTTTTTATAAAAGAATAGCAAAAAAAAACGGATTGATGATGACAGGCGGTTCTGACTTTCATGGTTCATTAAAGCCTACAATAAAAATGGGCTCGGGCAAGGGCAGCCTGTCCGTGCCTTATGCACTGTTTGAAAAATTAATCAGCGTTATATAG
- the rnc gene encoding ribonuclease III yields the protein MYDSNISKLTKKLHYKFKNIALLEEALRHRSYVNEQDIDMNDNERFEFLGDAVLSLVIGNILMLRHPEFKEGDLSMIRADLVNETQLAGIARSLDVGRHVQLGKGEAQTKGMDKNSILSDTYEAIIASVYLDGGYYAAYRMIEYHFSFLFDSISARSTNHYYKSQLQELVQTTTHLIPVYKVIKERGPDHDKTFTVQLNVGSIVTIGAGKSKKLAEQDAARKALDILEKKNLGSI from the coding sequence ATGTATGATAGCAATATTTCCAAATTAACAAAAAAGCTTCATTATAAATTTAAGAATATCGCTCTCCTCGAGGAGGCTTTAAGGCATCGTTCCTATGTTAATGAACAGGATATTGATATGAACGATAATGAGCGATTTGAATTTTTGGGAGATGCTGTGTTAAGCCTTGTGATCGGCAATATTCTGATGCTCCGCCATCCGGAATTCAAAGAGGGCGACCTCTCTATGATTCGTGCCGATCTTGTAAATGAAACACAACTAGCCGGCATTGCCCGTTCTTTGGATGTGGGCCGGCATGTGCAGCTTGGCAAAGGAGAGGCGCAGACAAAGGGCATGGATAAAAACTCTATTCTTTCAGATACTTATGAAGCCATAATAGCCTCGGTTTACTTGGACGGCGGCTATTATGCGGCATACCGTATGATTGAATATCATTTTTCGTTTTTGTTTGATTCGATATCCGCACGCAGCACAAATCATTATTACAAAAGCCAACTTCAGGAACTTGTTCAAACTACAACTCATCTGATACCCGTTTATAAAGTCATTAAGGAGAGGGGGCCTGATCACGATAAGACCTTTACCGTGCAACTGAATGTGGGCAGTATAGTCACTATAGGAGCAGGAAAAAGCAAGAAGCTGGCTGAACAGGATGCGGCAAGAAAAGCCCTTGATATTCTTGAAAAGAAAAATCTTGGCAGCATCTGA
- a CDS encoding elongator complex protein 3: MPKPFIIPIFIPNAGCPHYCAFCNQRSITGAGDQLISPEKIGVIANEFLDFKKENRGAVQIAFYGGNFLGLQTVYMLSLLNEAEKLVKKGLVESIRFSTRPDTIVKEKIDLISRFSVSTIEVGVQSMDNQVLKKAGRGHTCKDTERAFSMLKERKYSNYTTGAQLMVGLPGDDETKCLASCRSIANLSPDFVRIYPTLVIDGSLLAKWYKKGEYNPLPLDIAVTLVKKIYLFFTKRKVKVIRMGLQASSDLEKDSTVLAGPYHPAFGHLVFSEILLDHAEKIINMRNGLHDDILIKVHPKSVSRMRGLKNRNIEILKQRYKIKTIKIIPDPSTKNDDCSIIFQ, encoded by the coding sequence ATGCCAAAACCTTTTATTATACCAATATTCATCCCGAATGCCGGTTGCCCACACTATTGCGCCTTTTGTAACCAGAGATCCATAACAGGCGCTGGTGATCAACTGATATCTCCTGAAAAAATCGGGGTGATTGCAAACGAATTCCTGGATTTTAAAAAAGAAAATCGCGGTGCCGTTCAAATCGCGTTTTACGGGGGCAACTTTCTCGGCCTGCAAACCGTCTATATGCTATCTCTTCTTAATGAGGCGGAAAAACTAGTAAAAAAAGGCTTGGTGGAGAGCATACGCTTCTCAACAAGGCCTGATACAATAGTAAAGGAAAAAATAGATCTCATAAGCCGGTTTTCTGTATCGACCATAGAAGTCGGTGTTCAGTCCATGGATAATCAGGTGCTTAAAAAAGCCGGACGCGGGCATACCTGTAAAGACACGGAACGGGCGTTTTCTATGCTGAAAGAACGTAAATACAGCAATTATACAACAGGCGCTCAACTAATGGTGGGTTTGCCGGGTGATGACGAGACCAAGTGCCTTGCCTCATGCCGTAGTATTGCAAATTTGTCTCCGGATTTTGTCAGAATCTATCCTACCCTGGTAATTGATGGTTCTCTGCTTGCAAAATGGTACAAAAAAGGCGAATATAATCCTCTGCCTCTCGACATAGCTGTAACCCTTGTAAAAAAAATCTACCTTTTTTTTACAAAAAGGAAAGTCAAGGTTATCAGAATGGGACTGCAGGCTTCGTCGGACCTTGAAAAAGATTCAACAGTTTTGGCAGGGCCTTACCATCCGGCATTCGGTCATTTGGTTTTTTCCGAGATTTTACTGGATCATGCGGAAAAGATAATTAATATGAGAAACGGGCTGCATGATGATATTCTCATCAAAGTTCATCCTAAGAGTGTTTCAAGAATGAGAGGCTTAAAAAACCGGAATATAGAGATATTAAAGCAGAGATATAAAATAAAAACCATAAAGATCATCCCTGACCCCAGTACAAAAAACGATGACTGTTCGATCATATTTCAATAA